A stretch of Fundicoccus culcitae DNA encodes these proteins:
- the glgB gene encoding 1,4-alpha-glucan branching protein GlgB yields MESRVQHLDYFIDDIYHFNRGNHTNAYQFLGSKKIESEGNVIGYQFSVWAPNAHKVYLQGDFNQWRIEPMDFYQGGVWSLFVPEAKKGQCYKFGIDHGNGHIEYKIDPYGYRFEQAPKDASIIWDIEDFDWQDNKWLQRRKRLNHFEEPLQIYEVHATSWRQHLDGSYYNFKELADSLIPYVKEMGYTHIEFMPLMDHPLEASWGYQITGYFAVGSRFGTPEELRYFVNEAHKAGIGVFMDWVPGHFNRNANALAYFDGTPTYEYQDINRANNVGWGTLNFDLGKMQVHSFLISNAIYWLKEFHIDGLRVDAVSNMLYLDFDQGPWTPNEDGTNENYQGVQFIQKMNTTIKKHFPDAIMMAEESTSREKITAPVEEGGLGFDFKWNMGWMNDTLKFFEMDPYYRPQNLNLITFVFMYQYNERYILPYSHDEVVHGKRSLLGKVPGDRYNQFATLRLIHGYMLAQPGKKLHFMGNEIGQYLEWRYYSELEWIDLERSYNKEYHHYMKTINHLGLATKALYELDHSAEGFTILDADNYQEGILTFIRRGKKPRDFVIVVCNFVPVQRDSVRVGVPYKGDYKTLLNSDWTEFGGKCEEVVMDFKTVAQEYNGQPFSIELSVPGLSVQYIQPKRIYGANKKGRG; encoded by the coding sequence ATGGAGAGTAGAGTACAGCATTTAGATTATTTTATCGATGATATTTATCACTTTAATCGTGGCAACCATACGAATGCTTACCAGTTTTTAGGGAGTAAAAAGATAGAATCAGAAGGTAACGTTATTGGCTATCAATTTAGTGTCTGGGCACCCAACGCACATAAAGTTTATTTACAAGGTGATTTTAACCAATGGCGTATCGAACCAATGGATTTTTACCAAGGTGGGGTTTGGAGCTTGTTTGTTCCAGAAGCTAAAAAGGGGCAATGTTATAAATTTGGTATCGATCATGGGAATGGTCATATTGAATATAAAATTGATCCTTATGGTTATCGTTTTGAACAAGCACCTAAAGATGCGTCGATTATATGGGATATAGAAGACTTTGATTGGCAAGATAATAAATGGTTGCAACGACGCAAAAGATTAAATCATTTTGAAGAACCTTTGCAAATATATGAAGTTCATGCCACATCTTGGCGACAACATTTAGATGGTTCTTATTATAATTTCAAAGAATTAGCCGACTCACTTATTCCTTATGTCAAAGAAATGGGTTATACCCATATCGAATTTATGCCATTAATGGATCATCCATTAGAAGCTTCTTGGGGATATCAAATAACCGGTTACTTTGCAGTTGGTTCACGTTTTGGCACACCTGAGGAATTGCGATATTTTGTTAATGAAGCGCATAAAGCGGGTATTGGCGTCTTTATGGATTGGGTACCAGGGCATTTTAATCGTAACGCTAATGCCTTAGCCTATTTTGATGGGACACCTACTTATGAGTATCAAGATATTAATCGAGCGAATAATGTAGGTTGGGGAACCTTAAACTTTGATTTAGGTAAAATGCAAGTACATAGCTTTTTGATTTCAAATGCTATCTATTGGTTAAAAGAATTTCATATTGACGGACTAAGAGTGGATGCAGTTTCTAATATGTTGTATTTAGATTTTGATCAAGGACCATGGACACCTAATGAAGATGGCACGAATGAAAACTATCAAGGGGTTCAATTTATTCAAAAAATGAATACGACAATCAAAAAACACTTCCCTGACGCTATTATGATGGCTGAAGAAAGTACTAGCCGTGAAAAGATTACTGCCCCAGTTGAAGAGGGTGGATTAGGTTTTGATTTTAAATGGAATATGGGTTGGATGAATGATACCTTGAAATTTTTTGAAATGGATCCGTACTATCGCCCTCAAAACCTAAACCTGATTACTTTTGTATTTATGTACCAATATAATGAACGGTATATACTGCCTTATTCACATGATGAGGTTGTTCATGGCAAGCGGTCTCTATTGGGTAAGGTTCCTGGGGATCGGTATAATCAATTTGCAACTTTACGACTCATCCATGGCTATATGCTTGCCCAACCAGGGAAAAAATTACACTTTATGGGTAATGAAATTGGTCAATATTTAGAATGGCGCTACTATTCTGAATTAGAATGGATTGATTTAGAAAGATCTTACAACAAAGAATATCATCATTACATGAAAACGATTAATCATTTGGGATTAGCAACCAAAGCTCTCTATGAACTCGATCATTCTGCGGAGGGTTTCACCATCCTTGATGCAGATAATTACCAAGAAGGTATCCTTACATTTATCCGCCGTGGTAAAAAGCCACGAGATTTCGTAATTGTCGTATGTAACTTTGTTCCCGTACAACGTGACTCTGTAAGAGTAGGGGTCCCTTACAAAGGGGACTATAAAACTCTTCTGAATTCTGATTGGACAGAATTTGGTGGCAAATGTGAAGAGGTCGTTATGGATTTTAAAACTGTCGCCCAAGAATATAATGGACAGCCTTTTTCAATTGAACTTTCTGTACCTGGTTTATCGGTCCAATATATTCAGCCAAAACGTATTTATGGCGCAAATAAAAAGGGAAGGGGATAG
- the gloA gene encoding lactoylglutathione lyase: protein MVQKILHACYRVQDLEASMKFYTELFDFSVSRERKFPEHNFDLVYLTVPGSDFELELTYNYGAGPYTIGDGFSHLAIAVDDLEEMHEKCVAAGYETTDLKGLPGNPPTYFFVSDPDGYRLEVMLEK, encoded by the coding sequence ATGGTACAAAAAATATTACATGCTTGTTATCGTGTTCAAGATTTGGAAGCGTCAATGAAATTTTATACGGAGTTATTTGATTTTTCAGTAAGTCGTGAAAGAAAATTCCCCGAACACAATTTTGATTTAGTCTATTTGACTGTTCCTGGTAGTGATTTTGAATTAGAGTTAACTTATAACTATGGTGCCGGTCCTTATACAATCGGTGATGGCTTTAGCCATTTAGCCATTGCGGTTGATGATTTAGAAGAAATGCATGAAAAATGTGTGGCTGCGGGCTATGAAACGACTGATTTAAAAGGATTGCCTGGCAATCCACCCACTTATTTCTTTGTATCAGATCCTGATGGTTACCGTTTAGAAGTGATGTTAGAAAAGTAA
- a CDS encoding glucose-1-phosphate adenylyltransferase, with protein MKNEMIAMILAGGQGTRLGVLTKQTAKPAVPFGGKYRIIDFALSNCANSNIRNIGVVTQYQPLELNEHIGKGASWGLTGRNAGATILQPYSSSDGEKWFKGTANAIYQNISYIDSMDPEYVLILSGDHIYKMDYSEMLDYHKEKKASLTVGVIPVDMKEASRFGIMNTDHSGRIIEFEEKPAEPKSNLASMGIYIFNWATLRRYLVEDQAKTREMEDFGKNVIPAYLENGENVFAFAFDGYWKDVGTIESLWEANMEFLDPNHPLNISEDRWRIYTNNAVTPPQYISADAEVNDSMIVDGCYVAGDIEHSILSNDVKVGLDSEVENSILMANVTVGSNCKIEYAIIGEKAVIADGASVIGTRDNIAVVGYAETVGGPKYDGEE; from the coding sequence ATGAAAAATGAAATGATTGCAATGATTTTAGCGGGTGGACAGGGCACTCGTCTAGGAGTCCTCACAAAACAAACAGCTAAACCAGCTGTGCCATTTGGTGGGAAGTATCGGATAATTGATTTCGCTTTGAGTAATTGTGCTAATTCAAATATACGTAATATCGGAGTGGTTACTCAATATCAACCGCTTGAATTAAATGAGCATATAGGTAAAGGGGCATCGTGGGGGTTAACAGGTCGTAATGCTGGGGCAACTATTTTACAACCTTACTCTAGTTCGGATGGTGAAAAATGGTTTAAAGGAACAGCGAATGCGATTTATCAAAATATTTCTTATATTGACTCCATGGATCCAGAATATGTTTTAATTTTATCAGGTGACCATATTTATAAAATGGACTACAGTGAGATGCTAGATTATCATAAAGAAAAGAAAGCCAGTTTAACGGTAGGTGTTATTCCAGTTGATATGAAAGAAGCCTCTAGGTTTGGAATAATGAATACCGATCATAGTGGTCGAATTATTGAATTTGAAGAAAAACCAGCTGAACCAAAAAGCAATCTGGCTTCTATGGGAATTTATATTTTTAATTGGGCTACATTACGCCGTTATTTAGTAGAAGATCAAGCGAAGACAAGAGAAATGGAAGACTTCGGTAAAAATGTTATCCCAGCTTATTTAGAAAACGGTGAAAATGTTTTTGCATTTGCTTTTGATGGTTATTGGAAAGATGTTGGAACGATTGAAAGTTTATGGGAAGCGAACATGGAGTTTTTAGATCCTAATCACCCACTCAATATTTCTGAAGATCGTTGGAGAATCTATACTAACAATGCAGTGACACCACCACAATATATTTCAGCAGATGCTGAAGTTAATGACTCTATGATTGTTGATGGATGTTATGTGGCGGGTGATATTGAGCATTCAATTTTATCAAATGATGTAAAAGTCGGATTAGATTCTGAAGTTGAGAACTCAATCTTAATGGCTAATGTTACAGTTGGATCTAATTGTAAAATTGAATATGCCATTATTGGTGAAAAAGCCGTGATTGCAGATGGAGCAAGCGTTATTGGGACTAGAGATAACATAGCTGTAGTAGGCTATGCAGAAACAGTAGGAGGACCGAAATACGATGGTGAAGAATAA
- the cdd gene encoding cytidine deaminase, translated as MENSEIKKLIEEAHKVKEHSYSPYSHFRVGAAIKMDDDQVFTGANIENVSFGATNCAERSAIFTALSAGYKPKSINAIAVAGDTKDFLPPCSICRQVMVEFCDPETPVYLTREDESILTTSVRELVPFAFETMDM; from the coding sequence ATGGAGAATAGTGAAATTAAAAAATTAATTGAGGAAGCGCATAAAGTTAAGGAACATTCTTATAGTCCATATTCACATTTTAGAGTGGGGGCAGCTATAAAAATGGATGATGATCAGGTGTTTACAGGAGCGAATATTGAGAATGTCTCATTTGGAGCAACAAATTGTGCTGAACGAAGCGCCATCTTTACCGCTTTATCGGCTGGATACAAACCGAAATCCATTAATGCCATTGCAGTAGCAGGAGACACAAAGGATTTTTTACCGCCTTGTAGCATTTGTCGGCAAGTAATGGTTGAATTTTGTGATCCAGAGACCCCAGTTTACTTAACACGCGAAGATGAGAGTATTTTGACAACTTCGGTTAGGGAACTTGTCCCTTTTGCATTTGAAACCATGGATATGTAA
- a CDS encoding glycogen/starch/alpha-glucan phosphorylase has product MKPMDVETFKEVYKKRFEDVYAIQYHMGSTLEQFQVLGQVLRGYYTDYWIENNQEKIDNQDKQVYYFSMEFLPGRQLKTYLLNLDVYDTVKTGLTDLGLDFDKIVEAEVDPALGNGGLGRLASCFMDSMASTHVYGNGCGIRYQYGLFKQKFIDGYQIELPENWLRNPNPWEVRKESKSVIVRFGGNVWLEEQKDGKLKPKYEHTFDVLAVPYDTPQIGYRNGVVNNLRLFSAEIPYDEESKYITSEQRQEVNSITEVLYPDDSNYEGRLLRLKQEYFLSSAGIQTIVRYFKNLKLPWTRFPEKVAIHINDTHPTLCIPELMRILLDEEDLTWEQAWNISKKTFSYTNHTILQEAMERWPVYMIESLIPRIAQIIYEINARHIRNKTELYGSELAYKTAPIQDDQVLMANLAIISSHSVNGVAKLHTEILERYTLSDFKTIYPFRFNNKTNGVTHRRWVQLANEPLSQLLDKTIGEEWRFQPKEMRLLRSYIDDESVLDQLQQVKLTNKKRFAKFVSEQMNIEIDPHAMFDVQIKRLHAYKRQLLQVMHIIDRYLQLRDNPEAKLAKRVFVFGAKAAPSYYYAKQIIKLINALADLVNNDPRINDMIKIVFVENYSVSLAELIIPAADLSEQISLAGKEASGTSNMKLMANGALTIATLDGANVEISNLVGPDDIFLFGMKADEVQVLRDSHAYNARDIYERDPQIQRILNSLIDGTIPGIKSEGIDIFNSLVTDNDEYFLLKDYHSFYQAQMKVDINYANKKSWTQKSLINIAQSGKFSADYTILRYASDIWNVAPETEVLQQF; this is encoded by the coding sequence ATGAAACCAATGGATGTTGAAACATTTAAAGAAGTCTACAAAAAACGTTTTGAGGATGTCTATGCTATCCAATACCATATGGGAAGCACACTTGAGCAATTTCAAGTGTTAGGTCAAGTGTTGCGTGGCTATTATACGGATTATTGGATTGAAAATAATCAAGAAAAGATTGATAATCAAGATAAACAGGTATACTATTTTTCAATGGAATTTTTACCCGGACGTCAATTAAAAACCTATCTTTTAAATTTAGATGTGTATGATACTGTTAAAACGGGCTTAACGGATTTGGGCTTAGATTTTGACAAAATTGTAGAAGCGGAAGTAGATCCCGCATTAGGTAATGGCGGTTTGGGTCGCCTTGCCTCATGTTTTATGGATTCCATGGCATCCACCCATGTTTATGGGAATGGGTGTGGTATTCGTTATCAGTATGGATTATTTAAACAAAAATTTATTGATGGTTATCAAATAGAATTACCTGAAAATTGGCTTAGAAACCCTAATCCTTGGGAAGTTCGCAAGGAGTCAAAATCCGTCATTGTTAGATTTGGTGGAAATGTTTGGTTAGAAGAACAAAAGGATGGCAAATTAAAACCGAAGTATGAACATACGTTTGATGTTTTAGCCGTACCTTATGATACACCTCAAATCGGTTATCGAAATGGTGTTGTCAATAATTTGCGTTTATTCTCAGCTGAAATTCCATATGATGAAGAAAGCAAATATATTACCAGTGAACAAAGACAAGAAGTGAATTCAATAACGGAGGTTTTATACCCGGATGATTCTAACTACGAAGGACGTCTATTGCGTTTGAAGCAGGAGTATTTCTTAAGTAGTGCTGGAATTCAAACGATTGTTCGTTATTTTAAGAATTTAAAACTACCTTGGACAAGGTTTCCTGAAAAAGTTGCTATCCATATTAATGATACCCACCCAACCTTATGTATCCCTGAATTAATGCGTATTTTGTTAGATGAAGAAGATTTAACGTGGGAACAAGCTTGGAATATCAGTAAAAAGACTTTCTCATACACCAATCACACAATTTTACAAGAAGCGATGGAGCGTTGGCCCGTTTATATGATTGAGTCCTTGATACCACGTATCGCTCAAATCATTTATGAAATAAATGCCCGTCATATTCGCAATAAGACTGAATTGTATGGATCAGAATTAGCCTATAAAACGGCACCTATTCAAGATGACCAAGTCCTAATGGCTAATTTAGCGATTATTTCATCGCATTCAGTTAATGGAGTTGCCAAACTACATACAGAGATTTTAGAACGCTATACTTTAAGTGATTTTAAAACAATTTATCCTTTCCGATTTAACAATAAGACCAATGGTGTCACCCATCGTCGTTGGGTCCAATTGGCTAATGAACCACTCAGTCAATTACTAGATAAGACGATTGGTGAGGAATGGCGCTTCCAACCAAAAGAAATGCGCTTATTGCGTTCTTATATCGATGATGAGAGTGTTTTGGACCAATTACAACAAGTGAAGTTAACGAACAAAAAACGCTTTGCGAAATTTGTTTCTGAGCAAATGAACATTGAAATTGATCCACATGCGATGTTTGATGTTCAAATCAAACGTTTGCATGCCTATAAACGTCAACTACTACAAGTGATGCATATCATCGATCGCTATTTGCAATTAAGAGATAATCCTGAAGCAAAACTTGCTAAACGTGTCTTTGTCTTTGGTGCAAAGGCTGCTCCAAGTTATTACTATGCTAAGCAAATTATTAAATTGATTAATGCATTAGCTGATTTAGTGAATAATGATCCTCGTATTAATGATATGATAAAGATTGTCTTTGTCGAAAATTATTCTGTTTCACTAGCGGAATTAATTATTCCAGCGGCTGACTTATCAGAACAAATTTCCTTAGCGGGTAAAGAAGCTTCGGGAACCTCTAATATGAAGTTAATGGCGAATGGTGCTTTAACGATTGCAACCCTTGATGGTGCAAACGTCGAAATCAGTAATTTAGTTGGCCCAGATGATATATTCTTATTTGGAATGAAAGCTGATGAAGTCCAAGTCTTGCGTGATAGTCATGCTTACAATGCAAGGGATATTTATGAAAGAGATCCACAGATTCAACGGATTCTCAATAGTCTAATTGATGGTACAATTCCTGGTATAAAATCTGAAGGGATTGATATTTTTAACTCACTAGTCACGGACAATGATGAATATTTCTTGTTGAAAGATTATCATAGTTTCTATCAAGCTCAAATGAAAGTCGATATTAATTATGCCAATAAGAAATCATGGACCCAAAAATCTTTAATAAATATCGCTCAATCGGGTAAATTCTCTGCAGACTATACGATTTTAAGGTATGCCAGTGATATTTGGAATGTAGCACCTGAAACGGAAGTTTTACAACAGTTTTAA
- the glgD gene encoding glucose-1-phosphate adenylyltransferase subunit GlgD, whose protein sequence is MVKNKLCAIINLTEDATRLKPLTNNRPIAALPFASRYRIIDFVLSNIAHAGIDSAALFIAESGRSIYDHIRSGDAWNLDSQVGGGIFTFSQQNWKSRHHLEQDAEDYYFNHRIYMKRSRAEYVFVTGSKILANIDIKAVRRQHVGSQADITLIYKPILKEMIDGNHPKERVLSFDTDGYLTQLHEVTNYPDDERINASLSMYLISVEKMNEIIDRAIADGQYMELDELIQHYVLDYKTNTYEYTGYAANISSIEQYYRANMDMLDRSKFTAVFHSSLPILTKTKNGSPTYYDKESNVKNAILATDCLIGGEVVNSIINRKVRIAKQSKIRDSIILQGTKIGEGAEIEYAIIDKDCVIEPGAKVIGTPDNLIVIPKNTHVEA, encoded by the coding sequence ATGGTGAAGAATAAATTATGTGCAATAATTAACTTAACAGAAGATGCAACTCGATTAAAGCCACTGACGAATAATCGCCCAATTGCTGCTTTACCGTTTGCTAGTCGTTACCGTATTATCGACTTTGTGTTGTCAAATATTGCCCATGCTGGCATTGACTCGGCGGCTTTATTCATTGCTGAATCCGGTCGTTCAATCTATGATCATATTCGTTCAGGGGATGCTTGGAATCTAGATTCGCAAGTAGGTGGAGGTATCTTTACCTTTTCACAACAAAACTGGAAATCTAGACATCACTTAGAACAAGATGCCGAAGACTATTACTTTAATCATCGTATATATATGAAGCGTTCACGGGCAGAGTATGTCTTTGTTACAGGAAGTAAGATACTAGCCAATATTGATATTAAAGCCGTGCGTCGTCAACATGTAGGTAGCCAAGCAGATATCACGCTAATATATAAACCTATTTTGAAGGAAATGATTGACGGTAATCATCCTAAAGAACGCGTTTTAAGCTTTGATACTGATGGTTATTTGACTCAATTACACGAAGTGACGAATTACCCTGATGATGAGCGGATTAACGCTAGTTTAAGTATGTATTTAATTTCGGTAGAAAAAATGAATGAAATTATTGACCGTGCGATTGCAGATGGTCAATATATGGAATTGGATGAATTAATACAACATTATGTATTAGACTACAAAACAAATACATATGAATATACAGGTTATGCAGCTAATATTAGTAGTATTGAACAATATTATCGTGCCAATATGGATATGTTGGATCGGAGTAAATTCACGGCTGTCTTCCATTCCAGTTTACCTATTTTAACTAAAACGAAAAATGGTTCACCGACTTATTATGATAAAGAATCGAATGTTAAAAATGCTATTTTAGCGACGGATTGTTTAATCGGTGGAGAAGTTGTAAATTCGATTATTAATCGTAAAGTGAGAATTGCTAAACAATCAAAGATCAGAGATAGTATTATCTTGCAAGGAACCAAAATTGGTGAAGGGGCTGAAATCGAATATGCAATCATCGATAAAGATTGCGTAATTGAGCCAGGTGCAAAGGTAATTGGAACACCGGATAACCTAATCGTTATTCCTAAAAATACACATGTCGAAGCATAG
- the glgA gene encoding glycogen synthase GlgA: MKVLFASGEAAPFFKTGGLGDVAYALPKELLKQGIDVRVVLPNYSQMPAKYKEQLSELRHFRFQLGYKNVYCGIKTLELEGLTYYFIDNLSYFDRSSLYGQWDDGERFAYFSTAIIEMLEVIEWIPDIIHCNDWHTAMVPVLLVDRYHWKDALKGIRKVYTIHNIQFQGIYSPEMLTNVFGTSFNTFTDDGIKYYDNINYMKGGINFSDRVTTVSPTYANEITTPAFGEGLEGTLQHNYWKLSGIINGIDYTINDPETDPMIPHHFSQKSMVGKVENKLALQKDLGLPIDRNVAMIGMVSRLTNQKGFQLVEERMEELLQANVQVVLLGTGQANFENSFRYFESKYPDKMRSIINFDVALAQRIYASSDMFLMPSAFEPCGLSQMISMRYGTLPIVHEIGGLADTVEPYNVDTGSGTGFSFYDFDSWVMLQTIYRALDVYYNHPEAWHNLVKNAMEKDFSWEEPAKKYIALYQELIDER, encoded by the coding sequence ATGAAAGTTTTATTTGCTTCTGGTGAAGCAGCCCCGTTTTTTAAAACCGGTGGACTAGGTGATGTGGCTTATGCTTTACCTAAAGAATTGTTAAAACAGGGTATTGATGTGCGAGTTGTTTTACCCAATTATTCCCAAATGCCTGCTAAATATAAAGAACAATTGTCAGAATTACGACATTTCCGTTTTCAATTAGGCTACAAAAATGTCTATTGTGGGATTAAAACCCTTGAATTAGAAGGGTTAACGTATTATTTTATCGACAATCTTTCTTATTTTGATCGTTCGTCTCTCTATGGACAATGGGATGATGGCGAGCGCTTTGCTTATTTTTCGACGGCGATTATTGAAATGTTAGAGGTTATTGAATGGATTCCGGATATTATCCATTGTAATGATTGGCATACGGCGATGGTGCCCGTATTGCTAGTTGATCGCTATCATTGGAAAGATGCCTTAAAAGGGATTCGCAAAGTGTACACCATTCATAATATTCAATTTCAAGGAATTTATTCACCCGAAATGTTAACGAATGTTTTTGGCACTAGTTTTAATACATTTACTGATGATGGTATTAAGTATTATGATAATATCAATTATATGAAAGGTGGGATTAACTTTTCAGATAGAGTGACCACTGTAAGTCCTACTTATGCTAATGAAATAACCACACCAGCCTTCGGAGAAGGTCTTGAAGGGACACTTCAGCATAATTATTGGAAATTAAGTGGTATTATCAATGGCATAGATTATACCATCAATGATCCTGAAACGGATCCGATGATTCCACATCACTTTAGCCAAAAATCGATGGTTGGTAAAGTAGAAAATAAGCTTGCTTTACAAAAAGATCTAGGGTTACCGATTGATCGAAATGTCGCGATGATTGGTATGGTTAGTCGCTTAACGAATCAAAAAGGTTTTCAGTTAGTTGAAGAACGCATGGAAGAACTATTACAAGCAAATGTTCAAGTGGTTCTACTAGGAACTGGACAGGCAAATTTCGAAAATAGTTTCAGATATTTTGAGTCAAAATATCCCGATAAGATGCGCAGTATTATTAATTTTGACGTGGCTTTAGCGCAAAGAATTTATGCTTCAAGCGATATGTTCTTGATGCCAAGTGCATTTGAACCTTGTGGTTTATCACAAATGATTTCTATGCGGTATGGAACGTTGCCAATTGTTCATGAGATTGGCGGTTTAGCTGATACAGTTGAACCTTATAATGTTGATACAGGTTCAGGCACTGGCTTTAGTTTTTATGATTTTGATAGTTGGGTAATGTTGCAAACTATTTATCGCGCCCTTGATGTATACTATAATCATCCAGAAGCTTGGCATAATTTAGTAAAAAATGCTATGGAAAAAGATTTTAGTTGGGAAGAACCAGCTAAAAAATACATTGCTTTATACCAAGAATTGATTGATGAAAGATAA